In Streptomyces puniciscabiei, a single genomic region encodes these proteins:
- a CDS encoding ATP-binding protein yields the protein MTYPADVLTAADTDPLWERLRLVEERVRQAVAARRAVDPDPDDPYRGQYLSPEAVDRILNDPGGLDVPGHEPPSPPPDSVLGTLAARFGLSPLDTDLLLIALAPDLDARFERLYGYLNDDLTRRRPTVALALELCGLASASAARFRFAPGAPLVAGGLLEVTEPERPPLSRVLAVPDRVTGHLLGGRDPDARLAGVLGEPADDPTAEGDEVRRAARAARTGTGSVHLLDRGGDAPGLAVAALRAMGLGALVLDAAALARRSGEVPALARVAALEARLTGAGVVLGPLEALPEAPAERSRALSALCTALRGVPLFTHGREGWDPAWGPDTPVVLPVAPPSPDRQAARWRHALALADADGCAADNADALARAVAAHRLDGGQLRRAADAALRSAALAGRPVCPDDLRSAVRAQNGAGLARLARRVEPAVGWDDLVLPEPTHRRLRELAVRARHREQVLGQWRMRPGGGRGRGVIALFAGESGTGKTMSAEVVAADLGMDLYVVDLSTVVDKYVGETEKNLERIFTEASAVNAVLLFDEADAIFGKRSEVKDAHDRHANIESAYLLQRMESFDGIAVLTTNLRANLDEAFTRRLDVVAEFPVPDAAQRLALWDRCLGTRLPRADDLDLGFCADRFELAGGSIRACAVTAAYLAAERGGPLTMRQLVTAVVQEYRKLGRLVLESEFGPYLADVLGA from the coding sequence GTGACGTACCCCGCCGATGTCCTCACCGCGGCCGACACGGATCCCCTGTGGGAGCGGCTGCGGCTGGTCGAGGAGCGGGTCCGGCAGGCGGTGGCCGCCCGCCGTGCCGTCGATCCCGACCCCGACGACCCCTACCGCGGCCAGTACCTCTCCCCCGAGGCCGTGGACCGGATCCTGAACGATCCGGGCGGGCTCGACGTGCCCGGACACGAGCCGCCGTCCCCGCCGCCCGACTCCGTGCTCGGCACGCTTGCCGCGCGGTTCGGGCTGTCACCGCTCGACACCGACCTGCTGCTGATCGCGCTGGCACCGGACCTGGACGCCCGCTTCGAGCGGCTCTACGGCTATCTCAACGACGATCTGACCCGCCGTAGGCCCACGGTCGCCCTGGCGCTGGAGCTGTGCGGGCTCGCGTCGGCGTCGGCCGCCCGGTTCCGCTTCGCACCGGGAGCGCCGCTGGTCGCGGGCGGACTGCTGGAGGTCACCGAGCCGGAGCGGCCACCGCTGTCGCGGGTGCTCGCGGTACCGGACCGGGTGACCGGCCATCTGCTGGGCGGCAGGGACCCGGACGCCCGGCTCGCCGGAGTGCTCGGCGAGCCTGCGGACGACCCGACGGCCGAAGGGGACGAGGTGCGCCGGGCGGCGCGTGCCGCCCGTACCGGCACGGGGTCGGTGCATCTGCTCGACCGGGGTGGCGACGCGCCAGGACTCGCCGTGGCGGCCCTGCGCGCCATGGGGCTGGGCGCGCTGGTCCTCGACGCGGCGGCACTCGCCCGACGCTCCGGCGAGGTGCCCGCGCTCGCCCGGGTCGCGGCGCTGGAGGCACGCCTCACCGGCGCCGGAGTGGTCCTGGGACCGCTGGAGGCACTGCCCGAGGCACCGGCCGAACGGTCCCGTGCCCTCAGCGCGTTGTGCACGGCGCTGCGCGGCGTCCCGCTGTTCACCCACGGCAGGGAGGGCTGGGACCCGGCATGGGGGCCGGACACCCCGGTCGTCCTGCCGGTGGCTCCGCCTTCCCCCGACCGGCAGGCCGCGCGCTGGCGGCACGCTCTGGCCCTGGCCGACGCCGACGGCTGCGCAGCCGACAACGCCGACGCCCTCGCCCGGGCCGTCGCCGCGCACCGTCTGGACGGCGGACAGCTGCGGCGCGCGGCGGACGCGGCGCTGCGCTCCGCCGCGCTGGCGGGCCGCCCGGTCTGCCCCGACGACCTCAGGTCCGCCGTACGCGCGCAGAACGGCGCGGGGCTGGCCCGGCTGGCCCGCCGGGTGGAGCCGGCGGTCGGCTGGGACGACCTGGTGCTGCCCGAGCCGACCCACCGCCGGCTGCGTGAACTCGCCGTCCGCGCCCGCCATCGCGAGCAGGTGCTCGGACAGTGGCGGATGCGGCCCGGCGGCGGCCGGGGACGCGGCGTGATCGCGCTGTTCGCGGGCGAGTCGGGCACCGGCAAGACGATGTCGGCCGAGGTGGTCGCCGCGGACCTCGGCATGGATCTGTACGTGGTCGACCTGTCCACGGTCGTCGACAAGTACGTCGGCGAGACCGAGAAGAACCTGGAGCGGATCTTCACCGAGGCGTCCGCGGTCAACGCGGTCCTGCTCTTCGACGAGGCCGACGCGATCTTCGGCAAGCGCTCGGAGGTCAAGGACGCGCACGACCGGCACGCCAACATCGAGTCGGCGTATCTGCTGCAGCGCATGGAGTCCTTCGACGGGATCGCGGTGCTGACCACCAATCTCCGGGCCAACCTGGACGAGGCGTTCACCCGCCGGCTCGACGTGGTGGCGGAGTTCCCGGTGCCCGACGCGGCCCAGCGGCTGGCCCTGTGGGACAGGTGTCTGGGCACCCGGCTGCCCCGCGCGGACGACCTGGACCTCGGCTTCTGCGCGGACCGGTTCGAACTGGCCGGCGGCTCCATCCGGGCCTGCGCGGTCACCGCCGCCTATCTGGCCGCGGAGCGCGGGGGCCCGCTGACCATGCGGCAGTTGGTGACGGCGGTGGTGCAGGAGTACCGCAAGCTCGGCCGGCTGGTCCTGGAGAGCGAGTTCGGGCCGTATCTGGCGGACGTCCTGGGCGCCTGA
- a CDS encoding phage tail sheath family protein: MPTYLTPGVYVEEVQSGARPIEGVGTAVAAFVGFARSGPFHEPTLVTNWDQYTQLFGGFTEGTYLAHAVYGYFANGGGAAYVVRIGGSADGAAPSGGGREPRDAPAAQPLTLGGFRITARPGISGVSVEIADADGENPPEDRFKLLVRQGEQVVETYDVSTRKNVKGYVVTQLRASKLVEVTEQRDATQTRPAGQTVAVPDAPAAPAAPVAGAVSRIDPAEYVGDASARTGFAGLESIDEITMVAVPDLMGAYQRGDIDAEGVRTVQLAVISHCEQMGDRVAVLDSPPGLTAQQVRHWRNEEAGYDSRYATLYYPWVRVFDPAAGRNTTVPPSGHIAGVWARSDAERGVHKAPANEVIRGAVDLEVRLSKGEQDLLNPIGVNCVRAFPGRGIRIWGARTLSSDPAWRYLNVRRLFNYLEESILLGTQWVVFEPNDDRLWSSIRRNVTAFLTEEWRRGALFGRTAEEAFYVKCDRDNNPQTSIDQGRVVCEIGVSPVKPAEFVVFRLAQFSDSTSLIDE; the protein is encoded by the coding sequence ATGCCGACGTACCTCACCCCGGGCGTGTACGTGGAGGAGGTGCAGTCCGGTGCCCGCCCGATCGAGGGGGTCGGCACCGCCGTCGCCGCGTTCGTCGGGTTCGCCCGGAGCGGGCCCTTCCACGAACCCACCCTGGTCACCAACTGGGATCAGTACACCCAGCTGTTCGGCGGGTTCACCGAGGGCACCTACCTCGCGCACGCCGTGTACGGCTACTTCGCCAACGGCGGCGGCGCAGCCTACGTGGTGCGCATCGGCGGCTCCGCCGACGGCGCCGCCCCGTCCGGCGGCGGCCGGGAGCCCCGGGACGCCCCCGCGGCCCAGCCGCTGACACTCGGCGGATTCCGGATCACGGCCAGGCCCGGCATCTCCGGGGTGTCGGTGGAGATCGCCGACGCCGACGGCGAGAACCCGCCCGAGGACCGCTTCAAGCTGCTGGTCCGCCAGGGCGAGCAGGTGGTGGAGACGTACGACGTCTCCACCCGTAAGAACGTCAAGGGCTATGTGGTCACCCAGCTGCGCGCGTCGAAGCTGGTCGAGGTCACCGAGCAGCGTGACGCCACGCAGACGCGGCCGGCCGGCCAGACGGTGGCCGTGCCCGACGCCCCGGCCGCGCCCGCGGCGCCCGTCGCCGGCGCGGTGTCCCGGATCGACCCGGCCGAGTACGTCGGTGACGCCTCCGCCCGGACCGGCTTCGCCGGCCTGGAGAGCATCGACGAGATCACCATGGTCGCGGTCCCGGACCTGATGGGCGCCTACCAGCGTGGCGACATCGACGCCGAGGGCGTGCGCACCGTGCAGCTCGCGGTCATCTCGCACTGCGAGCAGATGGGCGACCGGGTCGCCGTCCTGGACTCTCCCCCCGGGCTCACCGCCCAGCAGGTGCGGCACTGGCGCAACGAGGAGGCGGGCTACGACTCCCGGTACGCCACCCTCTACTACCCGTGGGTGCGGGTCTTCGACCCGGCGGCCGGCCGTAACACCACCGTCCCGCCCAGCGGTCACATCGCGGGCGTGTGGGCGCGCAGCGACGCGGAGCGCGGGGTGCACAAGGCGCCCGCCAACGAGGTGATCCGGGGCGCGGTGGACCTGGAGGTCCGGCTCAGCAAGGGCGAGCAGGACCTGCTCAACCCGATCGGCGTGAACTGCGTGCGTGCCTTCCCCGGCCGTGGCATCCGGATCTGGGGCGCCCGCACCCTGTCCTCCGACCCGGCCTGGCGCTATCTGAACGTGCGCCGCCTGTTCAACTATCTCGAGGAATCCATCCTGTTGGGCACCCAGTGGGTGGTCTTCGAGCCGAACGACGACCGGCTGTGGTCGAGCATCCGGCGCAACGTGACCGCGTTCCTCACCGAGGAATGGCGCCGGGGCGCGCTCTTCGGCCGCACCGCCGAGGAGGCGTTCTACGTCAAGTGCGACCGCGACAACAACCCGCAGACCTCCATCGACCAGGGCCGCGTCGTCTGTGAGATCGGCGTCTCCCCGGTCAAGCCCGCCGAGTTCGTGGTGTTCCGGCTGGCCCAGTTCTCCGACAGCACCAGCCTCATCGACGAGTGA
- a CDS encoding phage tail protein has protein sequence MAEGDALSTHVFGVQLGGYMVESIQEISGFSVEEEVVEVKQVTATGKQIIRKQPGARQAGEITITRGLDKSSEFTKWIKETLNNGAVDTARQNLTIEIKDTKGETVRRIQLMNGWASKWEGPSLKAGESSAATETVTIVFEEIVVE, from the coding sequence ATGGCAGAAGGCGATGCTCTCTCCACTCACGTCTTCGGCGTGCAGCTCGGCGGGTACATGGTCGAGTCGATCCAGGAGATCAGCGGGTTCTCCGTCGAGGAGGAGGTCGTCGAGGTCAAGCAGGTCACGGCGACGGGCAAGCAGATCATCCGCAAGCAGCCCGGGGCACGACAGGCCGGCGAGATCACGATCACCCGGGGACTCGACAAGAGCAGCGAGTTCACCAAGTGGATCAAGGAGACGCTGAACAACGGTGCCGTCGACACCGCCCGGCAGAACCTGACCATCGAGATCAAGGACACCAAGGGCGAGACGGTCCGCCGTATCCAGCTGATGAACGGCTGGGCCTCCAAGTGGGAGGGCCCCTCCCTCAAGGCCGGCGAGTCCTCCGCGGCCACCGAGACCGTCACGATCGTGTTCGAGGAGATCGTCGTCGAATGA